In the genome of Massilia sp. UMI-21, the window CTTCCTGACCAAGTACAACGCGCAACCGTCCAGCGAGCATGACGCCGCCTTCGACGCCGCCCTGGGCATCAAGCCGGGCATGACTGATGCCGAGCTGAAGGCCGCGCTGGACCGCATCTACGCCGGTTCGAAGCTGGCCAACAAGGAAGCGCGCACTGCGTGGCTGACGAAGTCGCCGGCCGAATTCCAGGCCTCGGACGACAGCTTCATCAAGGCTGCGGTCGCCATGTACGACGCCGCCATGCGCGAAGAAGCCCAGGAAGAAGAACTGGCCGGCAAGATCCAGCAGGCTTACGCGAACTACATGAAGGCCAAGATCGCCTTCATGAACAGCAAGGGCCAGGCCGTCTATCCGGATGCCAACGGCACCCTGCGCGCGACCTTCGGCAAGATCGCCGGCCGTGACGTCGGCGCCGACGGCACCGAAGGCTGGACCGCGTTCACCACCGTCAAGGGCGTGGTGGCCAAGCACACCGGCGAAGGCGAGTTCGATGCGCCGGATGCCCAGCTGGCCGCGATCAAGGCCAAGGACTTCGGCAAGTACGTCGATCCGAAGCTGAAGACCGTGCCGGTCAACTACCTGGCGACGCTGGACATCACCGGCGGCAACTCGGGTTCGGCCGCGCTGAACTCGAAGGCCGAGCTGATCGGCCTGGCCTTCGACGGCACCCTGGACTCGATCATCTCGGACTGGGACTTCAACAAGGCCATGACCCGCGACATCCAGGTCGACATCCGCTACATCCTGTGGAACATGAAACACGTGGACAAGGCGGACAACCTGCTGAAGGAAATGAACGTGCAATAAACGTTCTCCCGGCACCGGCGGGGCCGGAATAAAGAAGCCACGCCGCCGCAAGGCCGCGTGGCTTTTCTTTTCCCGGATGGCCGGCGCCGTTCGTGCCGCCGATCCTGCAGTCCGTCGCGCGCCGGATGCAGGCATGCAGATGCGGCGCTATGCTCCTTCCATCGACAGGAAAGGAGCACCTATGAAGAAAATCTGGCTGTTGATCGGTGCGCTGCTGGCCTCGGCCTCGGCATGCACCCTGGCGCAGGATGCGCCCGACCCGTATGCGAAGGCGCGCGCCATCGTCGCAGACCTGGGCCGCATCAGCGCGCCGAGCGGCGTGCAGGAGTCGTACAAGACCCGCATCGGCGGGGTCGAGCAGTGGCTGAACGTGCGTGGCCAGGACCGCGACAATCCCATGATCCTGTTCGTGCACGGCGGCCCGGCGTCGCCCGTGACGCCGACCATGTGGCAGTTCCAGCGCCCGATCGAGGAATACTTCACCGTGGCGAACTGGGACCAGCGCGGCGCCGGCAAGAGCTACGGCGAGACCGATCCCGACAAGGTGGCCGACACCATCCGCATCGCGCGCTACGTCGATGACGCGATCGAGGTGGCCGAGCACCTGCAGGCGCGCTACGGCAAGCGCAAGCTGATCCTGATGGGCCACAGCTGGGGCACCATCATCGGCATGCGCGCAGCGCTCAAGCGTCCCGACCTGTTCCATGCCTACGTGGGCATCGGCCAGGTGCTGAACATGCGCGAGAACGAGCGCATCAGCTTCGACTATGCCTTCGAGCGCGCCAGGCGCGAGAACAATGCCGAAGCGGTCAAGGAGATGGCCTCGATCGCGCCCTACCCGGGCGGGCAGCCGATCACGCGCGAACGCATCATCATCGCGCGCAAGTGGCCGCAATACTACGGCGGCCTGTCGGCCTTCCGCGGCGAGTCGGCCTACTTCTTCCGCGGCCCCCTGCTCTCGCCCGACTACACGCCGGCCCAGGTGAAGGACATCGACCAGGGCAGCGTGCTGACGCTGGGCCGCGTACTGCCGGAATTCCTCGAAGTCGATTTTTCAGGCGTGAAGCGCTTCCCGATCCCGGTCGTGATGTTCCTGGGGCGGCACGACTACACCACGCCGGCCGCGCCCACGGTGGCCTGGATGGAGAAGGTGGACGCGCCCTACAAGCGCATCGTCTGGTTCGAACGCTCGGCGCACATGATTCCCTGGGAAGAACCGGGCAAGCTTCTCGTCAGCCTGCTCGAGGTGGTCAGGCCGCTGGTGAAGTGAGACTGCGCATGATCGCTTCCAGCTCGGCCGCGATCTGCTCGGCCAGCCGGTGGATGTGGAAGCCGTCGACAAAGCCGTGGTGCGCCTGCACCGAGAACGGCAGCTCCAGGCGGCCGCTCCCGGCGTCGCGGAACTTGCCCCAGGCGAAGGATGGGATGTCCGGCTGCGCCAGCGAGGCGCTCGGATGCTGGATCGCCGTGAAGGCCAGCCAGGGGATGCAGGTGACAAAGACCTGCTCCTTGGCCTGCAGCGGCGTGCGGGCGGCATACGCCATGTTCAGCGCCGCCATGCTGCTGGCCGCTTCGCGCGCCGCGATGCCGCGCGCGACGAACTCGCGCACATCGTCGCTCCAGTCGAACTGGGCGAAGTTCAGGTCATGGTGCTGGTTGACCACCGTGAAGGACGGAATCAGGCGGTCGATGCGGATCACCTCGCCGTCGAGGACGCGGTAGCGGAAATTCTCCACCTCGAGCACCGCGCGCAGCACGGCGCACAAGAGCACGTGGAACGGCGCCAGGCCCTGCTCCTTGCACCAGGGCCGGAAATCCGGCAGCGCGAGCGGGAAGCAGATGTTGACCGCCGCGCTGTCCATGCCGTCGAACAGCGCGAAGCGGTCGCGCCGCCGTTCGAAATTCTCCACCACCACCCCTGCTTACTGCGCCTTGTTCAGGCGGCTGTGACGCACGCTGTACAGGAAGTAGGTCGCCACCGCCACGCCCATCCAGATGAAGAATACGCGGAAGGTGGCCGGCGACAGGTCCTTCATGATGTACAGGCAGGCCAGCACCGACAGGCCCGGGATCACGTAGGGGCCGAAAGGGACGCGGAAGGCGCCCGGCTCGCCGTGGCCCTGCTTGGCGCGGATCACCGGCACCGCGATCGAGACCACGATGAAGGCGGTCAGCGTGCCCATGCTCACCATGTCCCACAAGAAGGTCGAATCGACCAGGCCGGCCACCGCGCCCACCACCAGGCAGACGATGATGGTATTGCTGACCGGGGCCAGGGTGCGCTGGTTCACCTTCTGGAAGGTCTTCGGGATCAGGCCGTCGCGGCTGATCGCGTACAGGATGCGCGTCTGGCCGTAGATGGTCACCAGGGTCACCGAGAACACCGACACCACGGCGCCGAGCGACAGCACCAGCGCCGGCCAGGCCTTGCCGCTCACGTTCTGCAGGATCACCGCCAGGCCGGCCTCCTGCCCCGCGAACATGTGCGAAGGCTGGGCGCCGACCGCGGCCACCGCCACCAGCAGGTAGAAGGCGGTGACGATCACCAGCGCTGCCAGGATCCCGAGCGGCACGTTGCGGCGCGGGTTGTTGGTTTCCTCGCCGGCGGTGGCGATGGTGTCGATGCCGATAAAGGAGAAGAACACGGTGCCGGCGGCGGCGGTCACGCCGGCCATGCCCACATAGCCGCTCTCCCGGTCAGGGTTGAAGAAAGGCGTGAAGTTGGCGGCATCGAAGCCGGTGAAGGCGATCACCGCGAAGAAGATCAGGATCGCCAGCTTGATCAGCACCATGATGGCATTGGTGGTCGCCGATTCCTTGGTGCCGCGGATCAGGAGCAGGCAGCACATCGCCACCAGGATCACCGGCGGCAGGTTGAAATTGCCCGGACTGAAGTGGACGTTATGGTGATCGGATACGAACATCGGCGAGCGCAGGTGGGCCGGAATCTCCCAGCCGAAGGCGTTTACCAGGAAGTTGTTCAGGTAGTCCGACCAGCCGATCGCCACGGCGCTGCCGGCCAGGCCGTATTCGAGCAGCAGGCAGGCGGCCACGATGAAGGCGGCGAACTCGCCGACGGTCGCATAGGCGAAGGAATACGAGGAACCGGCGGCCGGCACCCGGCCCGCCAGTTCGGCGTAGCACAGCGCGGTCAGGCCGGCGGTGAGCGCGGCCAGCAGGAAGGAAAGGACCACGGCCGGACCCGCCTTCGGTACCGCCTCGACCATCGTAAAGAAGATGCCGGTGCCGATGGTGGCGCCGACGCCGATCATCGTCAGCGGGAACAGGCCGAGCGAACGCTGCAGGCCCCCTCCCGTGTGTTCGCCTTCACGATGGCGTTCAGCCTGTTTGGTACGAATCAGCTTTTGGCCCAGGGTCAGATTCACGGCATGTCCTTTGGTGGCGCAGCCTTGCGCGGCGCGGTTTGTCTCACATTGGCAGCTTGCGTGGTTACCAATTTCTTAGTTACTGATCAAAACCAGTCAAACCAGCGATTATAGGGGTTTTGCGTACGCTCAATAAAATTGTTTGCCCAAAGATGCATTTACTCAGCATCTTTTGATAGAATGGCGGCGTCCGCACCCATCCACCTGCCAGTCCGGACCATTTTTTTGGCTTTAAACATGCATTATTTATGCATCTATAAGCGGCATCTATAAGCGGCATCCATAAGGAACCAACATGATCTCGAGCGCTTCCCGTCCCTACATCGACGCTTCCGTTCCCGTCCTGCGCGAACACGGCCTGACCATCACCACCACCTTCTACCGCAGCATGTTCGAAGCCCATCCGGAGCTGAAGAACCTGTTCAACATGGGTAACCAGACCAGCGGCGTGCAGCAACAGTCGCTGGCCTCGGCGGTGTTCGCGTATGCCGCCAATATCGGCAACGCCGCCGCGCTCGGTCCCGTGGTGGGCCGTATCGTGCACAAGCACGCCTCGGTGGGCATCCGTGCCGACCATTACCCGATCGTCGGCCACCACCTGCTGGGCGCGATCAAGACCGTGCTGGGCGATGCCGCCACCGAGCCACTGCTCAAGGCATGGGAAGAGGCCTATACCTCGCTGGCCCGCCTGCTGATCGATGCGGAAGCGAAGATGTACGAGGAAGCCGGCGTGCGGCCGGGCGAGACCCGCGCGATGCGCGTGACGGAAGTGGTGCGCGAGAGCGACAACGTGATCTCGATCCGCCTTGTCCCGCTGGACGGCGGCGCCCTGCCGCCCTTCAAGGCCGGCCAGTACGTGAGCGTGGCGGTCGATTTCAAGGACGGCCGCCGCCAACTGCGCCAGTACAGCCTGTCGGACGCCAACGGCAAGGACAGCATGCGCATTTCGGTCAAGCGCGAAGATGGCAACAGCGTGGCGGCGCCCGGGGAGGTGTCGACCTGGCTGCACAATCACGTGAACGTGGGCGACGTGCTGAACGTGACCCATCCGTTCGGCGACTTCCTGCCCGATACCGAGTCGAACGAACCGGTCGTGCTGCTGTCGGCGGGCGTCGGCATCACGCCGATGATCGCGGCGCTCAACCGCATCGCGACGGTCAATCCCGAGCGCCGCGTGATCTTCGCCCACGCCGCACGCAACGAGGCGCACCATGCGCACCAGGCCGATATCGCCGCCGCCAGGGCGCGCATGCCGTACCTGCACGTGGTGACCTTCTACGAAGACGGGGAAGCAGCCGACGCCCTGAAGGGAAAAATGGACCTCGAGCGCCTGCCCTCGTGGCCGCGCGGCGAGACCGATGTCTACCTGTGCGGACCGCTGCCCTTCATGCAGGCCCAGTGGAACGCCCTGCTGGCGGCAGGCGCGCCGGCGGCCCGCCTGCACCGCGAGGTGTTCGGTCCGGACCTGCTGGACAACCTGCTGTAATTTCAAGCACCACAACGCGTAGGGTGGGCGGCTTTGCCGCCCACGCGTTCAAGCAGTGCATGCTGTGCATCGACGCATCCGATAGTTGAACGCGCGGTCGGGAGACCCGACCGCCCTACAACATCAATCCAGCAGATGCACGTTACGCCCCGTGACGCTGCGCTGCGCCGGATGGCCGTACACCCGGATCCCGCCCGAACCGCCGCCGTGCGCGACCAGCGATTGCTTCACGGTGGCGCGGATGCCGCCCGAACCGTCGGCCGCCAGGTCGGCGTCCTGGGTCGACAGCGCCGCCAGGTCCAGGCTGCCCGAACCGGCGACGCGGGCATTCAGCGAGCGCACCGCGCCCGCCGCCTGCAGCACGCCGGAACCGGCCACGCTCACGCGCGCATAGTCGCCGCGAATCTCGCCGATGTGCACGCGGCCCGAACCCGACAGGCCGAGATCCGCACTGGCGCTGCGCAGCTCGCCCGCGTCGAGCACGCCCGAGCCGCTCACGCGCGCATGCAGGCTGTCGACCTTCCCGGCCAGCGCTACCCGTCCGGAACCGCTCTTGCGCACTTCCAGCGGCGCGCCGTTCAGGTCGCGCACGAACACCTGGCCGGAACCCGAGGCCCGCACTTCGCTCAGGCGCGGCGTGGTGTAGACGATGCGCACCGGCGTCTTGCTGCGCAGGTGGCGCTCGTTGGAAATCTGCAGCGTATTGCCGCGCGTCTCGGTACGGATGTAGGGCAGCAGGTTGGCGTCGCTTTCGACCAGCAGCGAGGGCGCCGGGCCGACGCGCACCTCGACCTGCATCGAGCCGCTCACGTCCAGTTCGCCGAGCGCCGCCACCTGGCGCTGGTCGCGCGCGGCCACGCCGTCGCCCTCGACCGTGCTGTCGCTGAATACCGTATGCATGCGCACGTCGCCGTCGTTGGGCGACACGATGATGGCGCAGCCGCCCAGGGAGGCGACGGCGGCGATGGTGGCAAGGGCGATAAGCGAACGCATGGTGTTTCCTTCGTGGTTGTTGACGGATATGACTCTAACAACCCTCCTGTCGCGCCGCGCGCGGCGTGCGACAGGCTGCAAGAAACGCCGGCTGAGCTGCGCCTGGGCGTCGTCAGACGCGTGAGGAGGAGAACAAATCCTTGTGTTCACGCGGCTGCGAACGCCAGTACTGCGGCGGCGCGAACACCTGCTCGCCCAGCTGCGCCGCCGCATGCCAGGGCCAGCGCGGGTCGTACAACATGGCGCGCGCCATGCCGATGAAGTCGGCCTGGCCCTGCTGCAGGATGCTTTCCGCATGCCGGGCCTCGGTGATCAGGCCCACGCCGATGGTCGGCATGCCGGTGGCGCGCTTGATGCGCTCGGCGAAATCGACCTGGTAGCCCGGCTTGAGGGGAATCTGCTGCAGTGGCGACAGGCCGCCGCTGGAAACGTGGATGAAGTCGCAGCCGCGCTCCTTGAGCGCGGCTGCGAAGCGCAGGCTCTGTTCGATCTCCCAGCCGCCCTCGACCCAGTCGGTGGCCGAGATGCGCACGCCCACCGCCATCTCGCGCGGCACGGCGGCGCGCACCGCATCGACGACCTCGAGCGGGAAGCGCATGCGGTTTTCCAACGAGCCGCCGTAGTCGTCGTCGCGCGTGTTCGACAGCGGCGACAGGAACTGGTGCATCAGGTAGCCATGGGCCGCATGCAGCTCGATGCCGTCCAGGCCCAGTGCATGCGCGCGGCGGGCGGCATCCACGAAACCCTGCCTGACGCGCGCCAGGCCTTGCGCGTCGAGCGCCAGCGGCGGCACATCGCCTTCGGTGTGCGCCAGGCCCGACGGCGCAAGGGTCTGCCAGCCGCGCGCCTGGTCCGGCGCGATCTGGGCGCCGCCTTCCCATGGGACCGCGGTCGAGGCCTTGCGGCCGGCGTGGGCCAGCTGGATCGCGATTTTGATGGGGGAATAGCGACGTATGGCGCGGATCACCGGCGCCAGCGCTTGCTGGTGGAGGTCGGACCACAGGCCCAGGTCGTCCGGGGAAATGCGTCCCTCGGGCGTGACGGCCGTGGCTTCGATGATGAGCAGGCCGGCGCCGGACAGCGCCAGGTTACCGAGGTGGATGGTGTGCCAGTCGGTCGGCAGGCCGTCGATGCTCGAATACTGGCACATCGGGGCGATGACGATACGGTTGGGGACGTGCAGGGGACCCAGGTTGGCTGGGGAAAAAAGCATGCTGCTCATGCGGCCTCCGCTTTGCGCAAAGGCGTCAGTCTAGCTTGGTGGCGGTTTCGGTGCTGCGGGCTTGCCTGAAAAAAAGGGGGAGCAATGCTCCCCCGGTGTATCTGCTCAGCCGATCCGCGTGACCATCAGGCCCGCACGCAAGCCGATCCGCACATCCGGATTCGGAAACACGACCAGTTCCTCGTCATGCTCCACGCGGTACACGGTCTCGCCATCGGTCGCGATCACCTCCCCCTTCTTCATCGACGTGAAGTTCCAGGTCTCGCGCCCGACCGACATGCTGAATGCATCCGACAGCTTGATCACTTGCCGCGCGGTGGCGAACACGTGCGGCGCCGCCTTGGCCGGCAGGCCGGGCAGGCCACGCAGCAGACGGTCCAGCGCGCTGGAGGCATCGGCGAACTGCGACAGGTCGTTCTGCCCCAGCGTACCGACCCGCCCCAGCTCCACCGTGCTGCCGGCGGCGCCATGGTGCTCCGCCGAGTAGTAGCTGTAGGTGCCCACCGATTTCGGGTTCATGATGACGGCGCCGATCGCCGCCTGCCCCAGCCAGTCGAGCAAGACCTTGCGCGGTGCATCGGCAATGATCTCGGGCACGATCGCGAACATCGGATAGTGCGAGGGCCGGATGGCCGTGTGCAGGTCGAGGTGCCAGCGCTGCGGCCCCGCCCCGTCGAAGAAGGCGCAGGTGGCAGCAATCAGCGCATCGGCCCGCCCCGCTTCGGCGGCCGTGGCCAGCGCCCCCCTGTCCGCACGGAACATGCGGTTCAGGTCGGCGTCGATGAAGCGCTTGCCGGCGGCGATCGCGTCGATGTTCCCGACGCAGAGCATCAGGTCCACCGCCAGCGCCTCCGGAGTGCGCGACAGGGCTTCGATGAGCCAGGCCAGCATCTCGATCGGCCCGGTCTCGTCGCCGTGCACGCCCACCGACACCAGCACGCTCGGGCGCTGCACGTCGGCTGCGGCGCCCTTCACGGTGAGGATGCCGGGCGCCGGCAGGCCGACCGCGAAGCCGGCCTGTGCGAAGCGCTGCGCGACCGCGCCGAAATCGGCTTCGGCCAGCGCACGCACCGCCTCCGGCAGCGCAGCGCTGTTACCCTTGTTGGCGTCCGCGCTCATCTGCTTATGCCGCCAGGCGTTCCGGGCTGGAGCCTTCCGACAGCGCCCAGACGTCCAGCATGGCCTGCTCGAGCTCGACCGGCTGTGCGAAGCCGGTCAGGCCACGCGCCTTGGTCACTTCCTCGACAGCTGCGAGCGGGTCGACGCCCTGGCCGGCACGCTCGATCACTTGCAGCAGCAGGCGCTGCTGGGTGCGGCGCAGGGCCTGCATCGCGTAGTTGCGCAGCTGTTCCTGCGCCTTGCTCTGCGCCGGCAGCTTCAGGCCGCGCTCCAGCATGTCGATGCCGGCCTGCTGGCGCAGGGCCATGCCGACCTGCAGGAACTGGGCCAGGCTCATGCCGCCCGGACGCTGCACCGAAACCGCCGCGAACAGGAAGGTGGCCAGCGACTCGATGGTCTCGACCGCTTTCCAGGCCGCGTTGAAGGGCGCCGGCAGGCCGCTGTGACCGTCCGCTTCCGAACGGGCCGGGCTCAAGACGCGGAGCTGGTCGGCCTGGGCGAACAAGGTCGACAGCTCGGCCATGCCGTCGGTGCCGCTCGGGAGCGACAGCACGCCTTCGATCACGGCGCGCAGCAGCGAACGGGTGCGCGCATCGACCGCCATCGAGACGTCACGCGGCACCTTCAGCGCGTCGGCGTCGAGGGCATCGAACACCGGCGCCAGGTGCAGCGCCGACCAGGCGCGCGCCCAGGCCTTGACCACTTCGGTTTCGTCGACGCGGTGCTCGGCAGCCAGGTCGCGCAGCATCAGCGGACCGCAGCGGTTGACCGCCTCGTTGGCCAGCACGGTGGCCAGGATGGCATTGGCCAGCGGGTGGTTCAGCGGATCGCGGGTAGCGACCAGCTGCGCCGGGAAGTACGGACGCAGCAGCGATTCGGCCCAGACCTCCTTGGTGAGATCGAGCGCCGCCAGGGTGCGCTTGAAGCGGTTCTTCACGTTGGCGACGACGACCGCCAGTTCCGGTGCGCTCAGGCCCAGGCCGAGTGCCTTGCGGCGGGCAAGCTCGGCATCGGTCGGCAGCTGTTCCAGCTCGCGCGAGACGGCGCCTTCCGATTCCAGGTTGGTGATCAGGGCGGCATAGCCGTCCACCACCGAAGCGGTGGCCTGCGCCTGCGCTTCGCGGGTCAGGAGGTGGGTCTGCAGCGTGTTGTCGCGCAGGACCAGGTCTTCGACCGCGCCGGTCATATCGTTCAGCACGCGGTTACGGTCTTCTTCCGTCAGCTCACCGGCGTTGACTTCGGTGTCCAGCCAGATCTTGATGTTGACTTCGTGGTCCGAGCAGTCCACGCCGGCCGAGTTGTCGATCGCATCGGTGAAGATGCGGCCGCCGCACAGGGCGAACTCGATACGGCCGGCCTGGGTCGCGCCCAGGTTGCCGCCCTCGGCCACCACCTTGCAGCGCAATTCGTTGCCATCGACGCGGATGCGGTCGTTGGCGCGGTCCTTGACCTGGGCGTGGGTCTCGCTCGAGCACTTGATGTAGGTGCCGATGCCGCCGTTGTAGAACAGGTCCACCGGCGCCAGCAGGATGCGGTGCATCAGCTCTTCCGGCGACAGCGAGCTTTCCGCGATGTCGAGCGCGGCGCGCACTTCCGGGCTCAGGTCGATCGAGCGCGCATTGCGCGGGTACACGCCGCCGCCCTGCGAGATCAGGCTCTTGTCATAGTCTTCCCACGAGGAGCGTGGGAGCGCGAACATGCGTTCGCGTTCCTTGAACGAGACTTCGACATCCGGGGTCGGGTCCAGGAAGATGTGGCGGTGGTCGAACGCGGCCAGCAGCTTGAGCTGGCGCGACAGCAGCACGCCGTTGCCGAACACGTCGCCCGACATGTCGCCCACGCCCACCATGGTCACCGGGGTTGTGTTCATGTCGTGGCCCAGTTCGTAGAAGTGGCGCTTGACCGCTTCGAACGCGCCCTTGGCGGTGATGCCCATCTTCTTGTGATCGTAGCCGTTCGAGCCGCCCGAGGCGAAGGCGTCGCCCAGCCAGAAGCCGCGCTTGACGGCGATGCTGTTGGCGATGTCCGAGAAGGTCGCGGTGCCTTTGTCGGCGGCCACCACCAGGTACGGATCGTCCTGGTCGTAGCGCACGGTGTTCTCCGGCGGAACGATGGTGCCGCGCAAGCGGTTGTCGGTCACTTCCAGCAGGCTGGAGATGAACAGGCGGTATACCGACTCGCCCTCGGCCGCCACCACTTCACGCGGGGCGTTGGCCGGCATCTGCTTGCACACGAAGCCGCCCTTCGAACCGGCCGGCACGATGACGGCGTTCTTCACCATCTGCGCCTTCACCAGGCCCAGCACTTCGGTGCGGTAGTCTTCCATGCGGTCCGACCAGCGCAGGCCGCCGCGGGCGACCGGGCCGCCGCGCAGGTGCACGCCTTCGAAGCGGCGCGAGAACACGTAGATCTCGCGGTACGGACGCGGTTCCGGCGCCAGCGCCAGGTTGCTGGTGTCGACCTTGAAGATTATTTTGTCACCGCTGGAGCCTTGCTCCAGCTTCTGGAAGTAGTTGGTGCGCACCGTGGCCAGCACCAGGTCGACCAGGGCCGCCATGATTTCCTCGGTGTCGGCGTGGTTCACGCTCGACAGGCCGGCCTTCAGGGCGACCAGCTTGGCGGTGCCCGAAGCCTGCTCGGCCTCGCCGAGCTTCGGATCGAAGCGCAGCAGGAAGCCGGTGACGAATTCCATCGCCAGGGCCGGCTGGGTGCGCAGGGTTTCGGCCATGTAGCGCACCGAGAACTTCGAGCCCAGCTGGCGCCAGTAGCTGATGTAGGCGCGCACCAGCTGCACTTCGCGCACCGACAGGCCGCCCTCGATGGTCAGGCCGTTCATGCGGCCGTCTTCGGCCTCGTCGTTGAACAGGGCGGTGAACAGCTCTTCGGCCACCTCGGCGATGCCCGGCTTGATCAGCTTGGCGCCGCTTTCATCGTCCACGGCCAGCGCGGTGACGTTGTGGCGCTTGCCGTCCGCGGTGGTGAACGACCAGGTCTGCTCGCGGTCGACCGCGATGCCGGCGTTCTGCAGGGCCGGCAGGATGCGCGACAGCGACGGCACGGTCTCGCCCGAGTACAGGCGAATCGAGGCGTCGCGCGCCGCGGTGCCGCGGCTCGCGCCCGGCTCGATGCGCACGCTGACGCGGTCGTGCTGGCCGTTCTTCAGCACCGCCTGCAGGTCGCGGAAAGCGATTTCCGGCGCGGTGGCGGTGACGAACGAGACCGGAAGGTTGGCGCCGAGCTTGCGCAGGCTGCTGCGATGCGCGTGGTCTTCGACCGCGTTGCACATGGCGGCGAAACGGTCATGCCAGCCATCCAGCACCGCCAGCAGCGGCTGCTGGATGTCGGTTTCGAGGTCGAGCGGGTAGCGGGCGGCATGCGCGATCAGGTAGACGCGCGCCAGCGGGCCGTCGGCCACCAGGGTCTGGACGCGCACGTCGCGCGCGCCCGAACTGTCCTTCAGGGCCGAGGCCAGGCTCGATGCCACGGCGGCGCTGAAGCGCTCGCGCGGCAGGTAGACCAGCACGTTCAGGTGGCGCGCATACACGTCGCGGCGTGCGAAGACCTTCGGGCGCGGTTGCTTGTACAGCGACACGACCGAGCTGCACACCTGGGCCAGCCATTCCGGATCGGCTTCCAGCGCTTCGGTGCGCGGCAGCGACTCGAGGATCTCGACGAACTTCTCGGCGCGGAAACCTTCCTGGCGCACGCCGGCGATCGACAGCACCTTGGCGACGCGGCCGCGCGCGAACGGCAGGCGCGCCAGCGGGGTCGCGGTGGCGGCGCGGGTGAACAGGCCGACGAAGCAGTGCTCGCCCAGGATCTTGCCCTGGGCATCGGTGTCGCGCACGCCGATGAAGTCGAGCGGCTGGTCGCGGTGCAGCGTGCCCTCGACGTCGGCCTTGACGATCGACAGGGTGTCGGCACGGCGCGACAGGGTTTCGAAGTCGCCCGGGATGTTCGCCAGGCAGGTGCCATAGACTGGGTGGGCGGTGTCGGCGAGCACGCCGATGCGGCTCGGGATGTCGCGCTCGAGCTCGCGCACGCCCTCTTTCACCACATAGTAGGCGTAGCCGAACGGCTCGAAGCCTTCGTTCTTGGCCCACTCGAGGAAGGCGGCCACTTCCTGGCCTTCCGGGGTGCCGGCGTTGGCAGCAGCCGCGGCCACCGCGGTCAAGCGGTCGGCCATCTTGACGGCGTCGCGGTTCACGGTGGCGGCGTCGTTGGCGACCATGCGGATGCGCGCGGTCAGGGCATCCAGTTCGGAGAATTCGAGCTCGTCGCTCATCAGGATCAGCACGATCGATTCCAGCGGTGCGCCGGCTTCGCCGACGGCGCTTGCCAGGCCGCTCGCGTCACGGCGCACCGGCAGCACGGCGTTCATCACGCCGGCGGCGCTCTGGCGCTCCTTGCGCAGGGCCATGACGAAGGAATCGACCAGGTAAGGCATGTCGTCGTTCAGGATCAGCAGGGCAGTCGCCATGCCGCCGCGGCTGTCCGCATAGCGCATCGTGGCGATCTGGCAGCCGGGGCCGCTGCGCTGGGCCAGCTGCGAGAATCCTTCCCACAGCACCGGGGCCAGGCTCTCGGGCGCGGTGCCGGCCAGGTCCTCGTCGTCGAGCGAACCGAGCCAGGCGCTGATGAGCGCTCCCACCTGCGCATTGGCGCCGGTGGACTGGTTTGCGTCCACCAGCGCGA includes:
- a CDS encoding alpha/beta hydrolase; the encoded protein is MKKIWLLIGALLASASACTLAQDAPDPYAKARAIVADLGRISAPSGVQESYKTRIGGVEQWLNVRGQDRDNPMILFVHGGPASPVTPTMWQFQRPIEEYFTVANWDQRGAGKSYGETDPDKVADTIRIARYVDDAIEVAEHLQARYGKRKLILMGHSWGTIIGMRAALKRPDLFHAYVGIGQVLNMRENERISFDYAFERARRENNAEAVKEMASIAPYPGGQPITRERIIIARKWPQYYGGLSAFRGESAYFFRGPLLSPDYTPAQVKDIDQGSVLTLGRVLPEFLEVDFSGVKRFPIPVVMFLGRHDYTTPAAPTVAWMEKVDAPYKRIVWFERSAHMIPWEEPGKLLVSLLEVVRPLVK
- a CDS encoding amino acid permease, with the protein product MNLTLGQKLIRTKQAERHREGEHTGGGLQRSLGLFPLTMIGVGATIGTGIFFTMVEAVPKAGPAVVLSFLLAALTAGLTALCYAELAGRVPAAGSSYSFAYATVGEFAAFIVAACLLLEYGLAGSAVAIGWSDYLNNFLVNAFGWEIPAHLRSPMFVSDHHNVHFSPGNFNLPPVILVAMCCLLLIRGTKESATTNAIMVLIKLAILIFFAVIAFTGFDAANFTPFFNPDRESGYVGMAGVTAAAGTVFFSFIGIDTIATAGEETNNPRRNVPLGILAALVIVTAFYLLVAVAAVGAQPSHMFAGQEAGLAVILQNVSGKAWPALVLSLGAVVSVFSVTLVTIYGQTRILYAISRDGLIPKTFQKVNQRTLAPVSNTIIVCLVVGAVAGLVDSTFLWDMVSMGTLTAFIVVSIAVPVIRAKQGHGEPGAFRVPFGPYVIPGLSVLACLYIMKDLSPATFRVFFIWMGVAVATYFLYSVRHSRLNKAQ
- the hmpA gene encoding NO-inducible flavohemoprotein; its protein translation is MISSASRPYIDASVPVLREHGLTITTTFYRSMFEAHPELKNLFNMGNQTSGVQQQSLASAVFAYAANIGNAAALGPVVGRIVHKHASVGIRADHYPIVGHHLLGAIKTVLGDAATEPLLKAWEEAYTSLARLLIDAEAKMYEEAGVRPGETRAMRVTEVVRESDNVISIRLVPLDGGALPPFKAGQYVSVAVDFKDGRRQLRQYSLSDANGKDSMRISVKREDGNSVAAPGEVSTWLHNHVNVGDVLNVTHPFGDFLPDTESNEPVVLLSAGVGITPMIAALNRIATVNPERRVIFAHAARNEAHHAHQADIAAARARMPYLHVVTFYEDGEAADALKGKMDLERLPSWPRGETDVYLCGPLPFMQAQWNALLAAGAPAARLHREVFGPDLLDNLL
- a CDS encoding DUF2807 domain-containing protein translates to MRSLIALATIAAVASLGGCAIIVSPNDGDVRMHTVFSDSTVEGDGVAARDQRQVAALGELDVSGSMQVEVRVGPAPSLLVESDANLLPYIRTETRGNTLQISNERHLRSKTPVRIVYTTPRLSEVRASGSGQVFVRDLNGAPLEVRKSGSGRVALAGKVDSLHARVSGSGVLDAGELRSASADLGLSGSGRVHIGEIRGDYARVSVAGSGVLQAAGAVRSLNARVAGSGSLDLAALSTQDADLAADGSGGIRATVKQSLVAHGGGSGGIRVYGHPAQRSVTGRNVHLLD
- a CDS encoding NADH:flavin oxidoreductase/NADH oxidase codes for the protein MSSMLFSPANLGPLHVPNRIVIAPMCQYSSIDGLPTDWHTIHLGNLALSGAGLLIIEATAVTPEGRISPDDLGLWSDLHQQALAPVIRAIRRYSPIKIAIQLAHAGRKASTAVPWEGGAQIAPDQARGWQTLAPSGLAHTEGDVPPLALDAQGLARVRQGFVDAARRAHALGLDGIELHAAHGYLMHQFLSPLSNTRDDDYGGSLENRMRFPLEVVDAVRAAVPREMAVGVRISATDWVEGGWEIEQSLRFAAALKERGCDFIHVSSGGLSPLQQIPLKPGYQVDFAERIKRATGMPTIGVGLITEARHAESILQQGQADFIGMARAMLYDPRWPWHAAAQLGEQVFAPPQYWRSQPREHKDLFSSSRV